Genomic DNA from Gossypium hirsutum isolate 1008001.06 chromosome A01, Gossypium_hirsutum_v2.1, whole genome shotgun sequence:
aaattaaatcaaaattttaatatttttattttttataaaatttttagtgatttattTAATGGAATGAGAGCTAAAAATTCAAGCCAACGCCAGAATTTGTGGCTCCTAATGCTTTAACAAAAAAGAATGGAAAACATCAAAAGTTCTGGAAATTTCACCAAAAAGATATTCATATCCCCTCTTTCACTTACAGAAAAACCCAGCTTCAAAAATCAAGCTTCATCTAATTCACAAACTTCTTTGACTCGCCGCCACATTCACTGGTTGTTTCAATGGTCGTTTCGATTTCGGCAACCGGGTTTAAATCAGGTTTAGGAACTTCCTTGTACGGAAGTTGGGGTCCTTGTTCTTCAGATTCTGACTGGTTGGTTAACTCAGTTCCGAGCCAGGTTCGAGTTGGGAAACCTGTTAGATCAAAGCCTATGATGAAGAATGTTAATGAAGGGAAAGGATTGTTCGCTCCGCTTGTGGTTCTTACTCGTCAAATCATTGGCAAGAAAAGGTTTAATCAGCTCAGAGGAAAAGCCATTGCCTTGCACTCTCAGGTTCGGTTTTTAATCATTTATGCTAtgattattgtgttaaataagtGATTATAAATCGGATTTCCAAGTTTATTTATTAAagaaattgagttagtgtcaTCGAATACGAATTTAATTAgagaattttaaatatatattaaattataaaaattataaatatataaactattaaattgtttattattgttaaaatatataatttaatttcaactccTCCAAACAAATTTTTTACCTTCACCTTCGATAAGTTCAAACTATGTTCATTGAAGCTCTAATTTAATAGCAAAGTTGATCCCTTTACTACGGAAGTTTTTATATTAAGAATCAGATTACATTTTGTCTCTTTTATTAAAAGATagacaaattaatttttatatgttaaatcaaagtGCAAATTGGTACTCGTGCTAataatttcgtttatttttaCGGTTAAAAATTAATCTCAATACATCAGTATGaggtatatataaaatatttggtTATTTCGTCATTCAcatcagtttttaacaatagataTTGATGAAATTCTTAATAGACAGGCTTGGCCTAGGGTTATTTGGAGGTGCAGCCACTCAGTGTTCAAAACTAAAAATggttcaaaatattattttccaaTTGTTAAGGggtctaaaaattttttttttttaacttttaaaggcCAAGAAGATTTTTTTACTAACTTAAGagacctaaattttttttttcaacttttaaggaatctaaaatttcatttttattattttgcctaGGGGCCCAAAAGTGTCAAGAACGGACCTGTTAATAGAAATGGTTAGTTTAcgctttgatctaacatatatgtactaatttacctattttttaagtaatctaACAAAATACAATTCGACTTTTAGTATAAAGattttcatgatacttttaccaaccCTAATAACTTTGAATTTTTATGTTCAAATTTCACCATATATGAGctttatttaaatttaagtttagatATATTTTGATTATCCATTCATCTATTTgtgtattataataattaattatgatgtgttaattaattttgattgtaGCTGGCAATGATTGTATGAAATATTTGCTGAAATTTGAAATTCAGGTAATTACTGAATTTTGCAAATCAATAGGGGCTGATGCTAAGCAAAGGCAAGGGTTGATTCGTTTAGCCAAGAAGAATGGGGAAAGGCTTGGATTCCTTGCATGATAATGATAACTTATGAATCAAGTTCCGGGCTAAAGTCGGACATAGGTATACGTTAGAGATGGATGTGTTTCGATTTTTTAaacttcttttatatatttaaaggATGATATTTTTATAGATATAATACGAAGAATTTAACACTATGTTTAATTCGATGTAATATAATAAAACTGTAATGAAATAGAGTTGTAATGTAATAGAGTTGTGATCAGTAATTTAACTTTTTGGTTGAAtagaatggaatagaactgtaataataTTTGTCGAAGCCATTTTCAAATcaagttttggaaaatgagaatcgattttaaaaacgcaaacgggagtcgccaccaatctttttaggtgtgattggatcacctttaaaacatttggttttaaaatcattagttttggtccacgaaataaaagaacgggttcgggagtcggttacgtacgaggaaggattagcaccctcgtaacgcccaaaaattggtacctaattgattatcaaatgtctttaatgtcgaaagaaaaaaaaatttaagatgtagtcctctttaaaatattttaactttgaaaattgggaTTCACTAGCGTCAAGTATTGACATTAAGTTAACCCTTTTTTGAAATTCCTATCTCGAAACAGTAAAAAGTTATATctaataagttaggacatattgctttgaaattccaatatagtggcttgcatttagaaaacctctaaaaaaacttagaagggtacttaattattcgaattcaacgagaaaagcggcaacccaataagttagggcactgctttctcaaaatttccaaacaccaagcattgtcttatttgcaaaaaaaatcttatttcgaggtaacaaataaatgaataaaacgaataaaaagataataacgAATAAGCTATGAAATATTCGAGATtaaaaaaaactagtaataaataaacaatcattatgTAAGACTAAAGAATGATAGTATagtgaagataataataatattaatagtaataatacaagtaaaaattttggaatgatgtgtgaaattatatatatgtatgtgaatatatagataagtaaataatatatatagtgagtgaagagtaaaaggtaaaataagtgtatttaaagagtaatgggtaaaaatataataacaatataatagtagtaataacgtaatagtattagaaatatacgatatataatattgaaggtaaatacataatatatacatattagaaataatcataatattagaaacaactattaataatactacataaatagatatatagtagtagcatatacatgatatagttaaaaatatataaagtaagataatatgggaaataaaaaaaatataaacgatATAATATTAGGGCAtatgcaaaacaataaaaatacaatattaaaagatatatatataaaatgtatacataatataatattaaaatatttacatggcatatacataataatgtaaaaaataaactattagtaatattataaatatatacatatagtagtaataataatataaaggtaTTTCATATAAACAGGCATGcacgtaaaaaaaaaagaaaagagaaaaataataattacaaaagtattaaatcaaaataatatgtagaaacatgtttattttaaaaagaataactgaaacttaattgagagaagaaacaaaatccaagagataacttacaagtaaaacaaattattgaaacaaaattttGGGCTAAAATTAATTGCGTATAAATGTCCgagatctaaaattaaaaatgctcCAAATCTTAAAATACCGCGCAAAGGGGGCAAATTGAAATAGCAAACAGACTgcagggccaatttaaaataatataaaaaacttaaatatggcCCGATTGAAGGCTAGCACAAAGGAGGGGACCAATTGCGTAAATTACCCAATTAAAGGTAACATGCATGGTCCCAAGCAAAAAGCTGATTCCACTCCCCCCATgctactttgttttattattaatcaaaAACACTCCCCCAtgctattttgttttattgttaattaaaactatttccccatactattttgttttattgttaattaaaaCTACTTCCTcatactattttgttttattattaattaaaatcatactttattttctttttcttttttttatcgtgaaaaaaaccttttttttttttaaaaacaacaaaaaaagagttaaaacatCACCCTACCACCCtacattcatttttcaaaatagagagaAGGCTCTCAACTCTCTCAACCCTTCCCCTCCTTCGGTCATCAGACCGGCCATCAACCGTCACGCCGGTCACCGGTCACCGGCCACCGACGGCGGCGCCGCCGTCCACGGTGGCCAAAAAATCTTTCAAGGCCTTTTTTCGCTTCTCTTCTCGAGTAGAGCCCGGATTTGGGGTTAAAACGACCCAAAAACCTTCAAAAATTAATGAGAAGCACCCTAGAACTCAAGAATCTATTCGATTTTTGGCCACCAATCTTCGGTGGTGGCTTCCTCGGTCGTCCACGATGTTGGAAAACTGAACACCGGTAAGTTCCTTCCCTCtttcccttttttatattttttttgcaagttttttttgttaaaaatatttgtaaaatagataaaacGAACGAATAGAAAGaagatcaaaaaaataaaaataaataaataaataaaaataaggacaAACACCTTTTGAACTTGTTTTCTCCTTTCGATTTCTCCCAAAAATCTCTGTAATACAACCCCTCTAATACAATCTCTTCTCTCCAAAATACAATCGATTCCCCCCTCTCCCTTGGCACAAGGAACATAGGGCTTTTATATAgcccaaaatccaaagaaaaaatacaaagaattttattttttggtgtttttctttgctgtccttttttttgtcttcttttgcagGTATAAAGTGGTGGAGGCAAGTGGgtgtgctggtggcagacaactGGTAGTGGCGTAGGTGGCCAAGGTGGGGTGACGGCTAGGGTTCATCACCACTTTTCTTTGCTGAAAATTGCTTAGGTTTGGGTAGTTCTAATTTGGGCTGGTTTTGGGTATTGGGTTTGGGTAGGTTTAGTTATTGTAATTGGGTAGTTTTGATTTTTGGACTGTTTAACATTGTAAATGGACTTGGAATTTGGTTATGtggattttattttttgcttGTTTGCTTGGGCCAAAAATTGGCCATTAcaatattcttgtgtttggttgaatgaaatgatattgtaataacataattaaaaaagtCAAAATGGCTAGAGTACTCTTAGCAGAATTTCTTTAAGgagatgatattttaatattatttttaatataatatttttatattaaattatattaaaatcttctaaatattttatttttatattttttaaatacaagTTTTAAAGGACTATTCtgaaatattttttgttattcaaTGTTACATGAAATAGTCATTCTTTGCTTATATCAAAGAATAACTATTATATGAAGACAAGTAATAGGAAAGTACTTGCCATTCTATTAAATTAGTATTACGTTTAACCAAACAAATGAATGGTTTACTATTTAATGAATAAGGATAAGGATAAATACCTTACACTCTAAGTCATGTAGTGCACCTTGTAAAACCTTCAGTTTAACTATTCTATATGATTTTCATGCCATATATACGCgtgaaattaaagtatataattaTAATTGTTAATGCAAGAAGATATGGATTTGAGTATGTTGAAAtgtattattattctatttatattgtgtcaataaaaaataaatatgattagaATCTATAATCAggattattaaaaaaatgtatataattataattttatttcttaaacaTGGCaagggataaatatatatatataattttaaaataacatatttcaattcactatttatattttttttaaacttaaaattttaaaataattttggaaatcaatgtaAATCAAggttttattttaacaaaagGTTGATTAAACACTACAAGTTTTGGTtgacttattttatatatttttttacatggaCAAATGGGAAGGGGGCAAGCAATGGACTCCCTAAAAAGGGAATGGTGgatttattatttatgaaattatatatttgtataatagtaaatttatattttggttttcAAGTAATTTTTTGACTTCGTTCTTACTCACGACTTATGCCGTAAGTTTAAGTAATGGGAATTACTTGCTTGTAGTGTACCCGTGATAATAATTTACTCTAGCATCGTCTCCAacctaaaatttcaaatatttggGAATCTCAACTTAAgtttaaatttaactcaacttCATTTGGTTATAActctaagaaaaaaaaaattgaaatgtcataattttttgtattttttatttcaaaattcaggtaTAGCAGTTAACactattaatttatttgttaaatttattagtatgacattttaaaatgtgAAAAGAATACTCATTTGATAGTCATGTATTTAAAAAATAGCATTATAATTAACATggatttaacataaaaaaacaacATTAACAATTAGAAATGAATTTTGAATTATGAAAAGTTGAGGGACTGGTTCTTTGGAATAAaagtctagggactaaatttcaaattttcaaggaTTACAAGGATTTATGGCAcattttaacctaaaaaaataTCATGGTAATAAGGTATAAGAGAAAGCTCAATGTCATTGAACTTTTtgtaactttacattttagtctctaaacttcaaagttacaaaatggtcactaaactatttgaaagttttcatttaagtcacatgttacaaaatagtcattaaacttcaaaaagttacaaaatggtcactaaaaaAATCGTTGTTGTATGACATTTTTTATTCGAACTGTGTACACCCATCAAAAGTTCTGGTTCCCCTTCTCTTCTACAGTACAGTTTTTTTTTTCCATGAACAATTTTGAACATCATGAATTTGAGAACCAAAATTCGAACGACCTTTTGGTTTATTGCTAACACTGATTGTCGAATCGACTTGGATAAAATGTATGTTTATATACTCGTAAATAGGTATTGATCCACCGTACCGATCATTGAATCGCCATTTGGAGTTTGTTAACTAgacttaaaaaggaaaacataaaagcccagtgacttaaataaaaacttccgaataatttagtgactattttataattttttaaagtttaatgactaaaatctaaatttactaatagtttagtgaacTTTCGTgtaatttaccttaaaaaaaatctCATGGTAACAtggtaaaaaagaagaagattaaatcacaaatttgataaaattacaggtactaaaaaaaaattgatttgtttatttctttctcACTATTTTCTAGCTGCTGGTTGGCTGGCTGCTGGTAGCGGCCTCCTTTTTGGCTCCGAATTTCAGACCCTAAAACGAAGCTCGAAACCGTGAATTCCTCTTTTTCACAATGAACTGTTCAAGTAAGCTCTTCCTTTCtctctttatttatctttatctttaaacgtttgtttttgtatttttggtGATCTGAGAGGTTTTGATTGTCCGTACAGTCTCCGGCGAAGTGCCGGAGGAGCCCGTCGTCTCCAAGAAATCCGTTTTGCTTTACGAGAAACGCTTAATCGAGCGACACATTGCGGTTTGGCTTCTCTTTATAATTTTAcgcctttttttgaaaaaaaaacgtGTCTTATGTTTGGTTTTGTAGTTTAACATTATTTCCTTAGTATTTGGATGAATTAGCTGCAACGTTTAATAGATTACTTTGTTTTTTCTGTTTTCATTAGGATTATGGGAAGTGTCCGGTTACCGGAGATCCACTTACTATGGACGACATTGTCCCGGTCAAAACCGGCAAGGTGATTTTTATTCTTGGTTGTTTTCCTTACCAGCACCTGTTTCTATTACTTCTTTTGAGCTAATTTGTTTGTTTCTATGCTGTTTGATGCAGATTGTAAAACCTAAATCCTTAACCGCGGCCAGCATTCCCGGGATGCTTGGAATGTTTCAGAATGTATGTTTTTCTTAATTCATATAACCCTTGAATATACTTTTTTCCCCTTATGTATGAATTAGTATAAAGCATTGTATACTTCCAAGTTTTGAGACCATCCTTCTTTTTTGTTATGCATAGTAAGTGGGAGATTTTCGCTTGTTCTTTGTGATTTTGTAATAATTCTATTGTCAGTTTTGCCACATAGGTCAAACTTTGAAACTTTATTTTTAGCTATTTGTTACTAAAGCAAAACTTACAGATAAATTTAGTTGTGTTTATGTTGATTTGCTTTAGTGTTTTGCTTCTGATGTTGCATTACTTTGCTCATTGCAGGAATGGGATGCTTTAATGCTATCCAATTTTGTATTAGAGCAGCAGTTACATACAGCTAGGCAGGAGCTGAGTCATGCACTCTACCAGGTAATGACGTTAAGGTTTTAGGATTCTGTTGATCTTTTGACATTCATATAAACCTTTCAATTGattagttttttaatattatattaaaccatTGCATTAGAAAGACCAGGATATTTTACATGTTTGTTACTTTTATTCTAGATTTATGCAAAAAATCTTTTTTATTATGTGGTGTTAGATCTTTCGTCAAAATTTATTTACAGTCTTGCTAGTGGTTTAATTCCTTTTAACATTGAGAAGCTGAGTAATTTAGCTCAATGGCTGTATAAAAGTCTTTTATTTTTAGCCTTGACTTTTGATGTATTGTATAGTGTGTGTTGCAGTTTCTTCATTGGGGATGCTTTGTTTGTAAGATATTTACTTTCATCTCAGAACTTAAGTGATTGAAATTATCTTTTTATGATCCATCATGTTGCGAAATCTGATAATAAAAGAATATTGAGTTTTAGCTCACCGAGTGATCTCCCCCCCTTTCTTTTCCTAGTCCTTTAATGTTTTTATCAAATTATAATGTAGTTCTGTCTATCTTTTTTACAGCATGATGCTGCCTGCCGAGTGATTGCAAGACTTAAAAAGGAAAGGGATGAAGCCAGGTCTTTGCTTGCACAGGCTGAGAGGCAGGCACCCTTGACAGCGTCGGCTGCTACTGCCAATGTTTCTGCTCTTAGCAATGGAAAGCGAGGTTCTTTCTCAGTATGTTATTCATTAATGTTATATATCTTTAGCTAATTCGGTATCTTATTTGAGATCTATATCTGTGATCATAGTTGCTGAGGATGGAGATATGGGCCCTGGTTCAAAGCAAATGCGCCCTGGGGTTTCTGAGAGTATTATTGCTGAGTTAACTGAATGTAATGCAGCTCTGTCACAACAGCGTAAAAAGCACCAGGTATTCCTCATTCAGTTTAGCTCGAGTAATTCCGACTATCTCTTTGTTGACAATATCTATACATTGTCTTTCTATCCCCTCCATCAATCTCTTCAATGTGTTCTCTTTTCAGATACCTCCAACATTGGCTCCCGTTGATGCTTTGGAGAGGTACACCCAACTTTCTAGCCATCCCCTTCACAAGACAAATAAACCAGGGATCTCTTCAATTGATATCAATCTTTCAAAGGTGTGTATTTTCCTTAAAATCATCCTTTTCATGTAACtatattcttttcttcattttactAGGCTGGACATAGTTATCTTTGGATGTTGCATGTAGTGGACTTGTTATTTAGCAGCAAAATAAAGGAAATGGGGAATAGATCTgttagcaacaaggtttgaatgTTAAATTTGGAAATCCTGTTAAAGAGATTACCAAGATGATGGCTAAGCtcattttacattttttcatCCATGTGATGTTAGACTAGCAATTTCCTACATTTTCATGCATTTTGAAGGCCACATTGGTCCACCGTGT
This window encodes:
- the LOC121232276 gene encoding protein PROTON GRADIENT REGULATION 5, chloroplastic isoform X2 — protein: MVVSISATGFKSGLGTSLYGSWGPCSSDSDWLVNSVPSQVRVGKPVRSKPMMKNVNEGKGLFAPLVVLTRQIIGKKRFNQLRGKAIALHSQGLMLSKGKG
- the LOC121232276 gene encoding protein PROTON GRADIENT REGULATION 5, chloroplastic isoform X1 gives rise to the protein MVVSISATGFKSGLGTSLYGSWGPCSSDSDWLVNSVPSQVRVGKPVRSKPMMKNVNEGKGLFAPLVVLTRQIIGKKRFNQLRGKAIALHSQVITEFCKSIGADAKQRQGLIRLAKKNGERLGFLA